One Bermanella sp. WJH001 genomic region harbors:
- a CDS encoding efflux RND transporter permease subunit, translating into MAFWVTMGIPTSFLGAMLFLPAFDVSINMISMFAFIISLGIVVDDAIIAGENIYENLDKGMSRIDAAIFGAKEVAIPLSFAILTNIVAFMPLFFLPGGMGKAMMVIPAVVVTCFAISWVEALFILPAHISHLKKKPDSKLGRKVDDVQLKVDAWLRRTIHNRYRPLLGKSLNNPGITLSIAIAFSMVIFAFPMSGRMGFSFFPVLEGESAILEIEMPQNASLQQMINARDHAEQALKTIVEPIEQEHGPFLLSTTSEISSTSLEVNAKLIPGDERPYSANQVVAMWREALGEVVGAKSISFDAERGAGPVSGRPFTMELRGSDTETLQQASEELSDILESLSGVKDVTSSFSSGKPQWDIQLNNQGRSLGLTATDVASQVRAALYGARAIRQQRGKNEVTVLVRLPEDERRYQTDIEQLQIVTPTGARVPLIQIANLEKTTAPTLIERKESQRLVSVSAAVEPRSLIPNLQATLQTDYLPQLQQKYPNLKMGYGGRQADEQESKSSLLNGLFFTLMGIYILLAVPFRSYKQPLLIMAVIPFGIVGSLAGLLMLGYGLSIIAIMGMLALCGVVVNDSLILVDYANQLKREGSSAKQAIMDAAERRFRPILLTTLTTFGGLAPMVFETSRQAKFITPMAVSLGFGILFTTFVCLLLLPTLYVLLEGRGDKKVETDSLVDSI; encoded by the coding sequence TTGGCGTTTTGGGTCACCATGGGCATTCCCACTTCGTTTTTAGGGGCCATGTTATTTTTGCCGGCGTTTGATGTGTCCATCAATATGATTTCCATGTTCGCGTTTATTATTTCCCTGGGCATCGTGGTGGATGACGCGATTATTGCGGGTGAAAATATTTATGAAAATTTAGACAAAGGTATGTCCCGCATTGATGCGGCTATTTTTGGCGCTAAAGAAGTGGCGATACCATTAAGCTTTGCCATCTTAACCAACATTGTGGCCTTTATGCCGTTGTTCTTTTTACCCGGCGGCATGGGTAAAGCCATGATGGTGATTCCTGCGGTGGTGGTGACCTGTTTTGCTATCTCATGGGTAGAAGCGTTATTTATTTTACCTGCTCATATTTCTCATTTAAAAAAGAAACCCGATTCAAAATTGGGGCGTAAGGTGGATGATGTTCAATTAAAAGTAGATGCGTGGTTACGTCGTACGATTCACAATCGTTATCGCCCATTGTTGGGTAAAAGTTTAAATAATCCAGGTATTACTTTGTCTATTGCCATTGCCTTTTCCATGGTGATTTTTGCTTTTCCTATGAGTGGTCGCATGGGCTTTTCGTTTTTTCCTGTGTTAGAAGGGGAGTCGGCCATACTTGAAATTGAAATGCCGCAAAATGCGTCACTGCAACAAATGATTAATGCGCGAGATCATGCAGAGCAAGCATTAAAAACCATTGTTGAACCCATTGAACAAGAGCACGGGCCATTTTTATTAAGTACCACCTCTGAAATTTCAAGCACGTCACTAGAAGTGAATGCCAAGTTAATTCCTGGTGATGAACGACCTTATTCAGCTAATCAAGTGGTGGCCATGTGGCGCGAAGCATTAGGTGAAGTGGTGGGTGCTAAAAGTATCAGCTTTGATGCTGAGCGCGGTGCAGGGCCTGTAAGTGGTCGACCGTTTACCATGGAACTGCGTGGCAGTGATACCGAAACCTTGCAACAGGCCAGTGAAGAACTCAGTGATATTTTAGAATCCCTAAGTGGGGTGAAAGATGTGACCAGTAGTTTTAGCAGTGGCAAGCCGCAGTGGGATATCCAGCTAAATAACCAAGGTCGCAGTTTGGGATTAACCGCCACCGATGTGGCAAGCCAAGTGCGTGCGGCTTTGTATGGTGCAAGAGCCATACGCCAACAGCGCGGCAAAAACGAGGTGACGGTTCTTGTGCGTTTGCCTGAAGACGAGCGCCGTTATCAAACGGATATTGAGCAATTACAAATCGTCACTCCAACGGGTGCACGGGTGCCGCTGATTCAAATTGCTAATCTTGAAAAAACAACCGCACCGACGTTAATCGAACGTAAAGAAAGTCAACGTTTAGTGAGCGTAAGCGCAGCGGTTGAACCTCGTTCATTAATTCCTAATTTACAAGCTACGTTGCAGACGGATTATTTACCACAGTTGCAGCAAAAATATCCCAATTTGAAAATGGGTTATGGTGGTCGCCAAGCGGATGAACAAGAAAGTAAATCCAGTTTATTAAACGGTTTGTTTTTTACCTTAATGGGCATTTATATTTTATTAGCGGTGCCGTTTAGAAGTTATAAACAGCCGTTATTAATCATGGCGGTGATTCCGTTTGGCATTGTGGGATCGCTGGCGGGTTTATTGATGCTGGGTTATGGTTTGTCGATCATTGCCATAATGGGCATGCTGGCATTGTGTGGTGTGGTGGTGAACGACAGTTTAATACTGGTGGATTATGCTAACCAGTTAAAACGCGAAGGCAGTAGCGCCAAACAAGCGATTATGGATGCGGCCGAGCGTCGATTCCGCCCTATCTTATTAACTACGTTAACCACTTTTGGTGGATTAGCGCCTATGGTGTTTGAAACCTCACGCCAAGCTAAATTTATTACACCTATGGCAGTGTCATTGGGTTTTGGTATTTTATTTACGACTTTTGTGTGCCTATTGCTGTTGCCGACCTTGTATGTGTTGTTAGAGGGGCGTGGTGATAAAAAAGTTGAGACTGATTCACTGGTGGATTCCATTTAA
- a CDS encoding efflux RND transporter periplasmic adaptor subunit, translating to MSFKQIAAVAIILLLGGGIAKVLIDTAPKPQKKVAEKVVPLVDVSPLKAGDYRATWQTGGNVNAKPSVKLMAQVTGQVVSIHKQAAPGAMLKKGDVLGQVDDSNYRLIVAQKQAALVQAQSNLAVEMGQVKNAENNYKLSGLQLNETAKSLALRDPQLAASKAALEIAKADLAKAQLDLERTQLRMPFDGYVMSMNLTQGSFVSAGTEVFELVDSSEFWLQVKVPQSFVAVLDKDYEVVVKKPQQWGEQSRLGVIKHILPAVDSADRQVRVLIAIKDPLAEAYKGKQIRYNDYVDVVLSGREFSNVYELTSDAINENNQVWVVDNNNALQLRDAHIVYKGRHHIWANVDTQLGDQFLQTRLQIAAPDMAVRIAPKASKAADEASL from the coding sequence ATGTCGTTTAAACAGATTGCCGCGGTTGCCATAATTTTGCTGTTAGGCGGGGGAATTGCCAAAGTCTTAATTGATACCGCACCAAAACCACAGAAGAAAGTAGCCGAAAAAGTGGTGCCGCTGGTGGATGTGAGCCCATTGAAAGCAGGTGACTACCGTGCAACGTGGCAAACAGGGGGCAATGTAAATGCAAAGCCTAGCGTCAAGCTCATGGCTCAGGTTACCGGCCAAGTGGTGTCTATTCATAAACAAGCGGCCCCTGGTGCTATGTTGAAAAAAGGGGATGTGCTTGGGCAGGTGGATGACAGCAATTACCGTTTAATTGTGGCGCAGAAACAAGCGGCATTGGTGCAAGCGCAATCAAATTTAGCGGTGGAAATGGGGCAGGTTAAAAACGCTGAGAACAATTACAAATTATCGGGCTTACAGTTAAATGAAACCGCTAAATCCTTAGCGCTACGTGACCCGCAGTTAGCGGCCAGTAAAGCGGCGTTAGAAATCGCCAAAGCCGACTTAGCCAAAGCACAATTAGATTTAGAGCGTACCCAGTTGCGCATGCCATTTGATGGGTATGTGATGAGCATGAACTTAACCCAAGGCTCATTTGTATCAGCCGGTACCGAAGTGTTCGAGCTGGTGGATAGTTCAGAGTTTTGGTTGCAAGTGAAAGTACCGCAAAGTTTTGTTGCGGTGTTAGATAAAGACTATGAAGTGGTGGTTAAAAAACCGCAGCAATGGGGTGAGCAGTCTCGCCTAGGTGTGATTAAACATATTTTACCGGCGGTGGATTCAGCAGACAGACAAGTACGAGTTCTGATTGCTATTAAAGACCCATTAGCCGAGGCCTATAAGGGTAAGCAGATACGGTATAACGACTATGTGGATGTGGTGCTGTCTGGCCGTGAGTTTTCTAATGTGTATGAATTAACGAGTGATGCCATCAATGAAAATAACCAAGTTTGGGTGGTGGATAACAACAATGCACTGCAACTAAGAGATGCCCATATTGTTTATAAAGGTCGTCATCACATTTGGGCCAATGTTGATACCCAATTAGGGGATCAGTTTTTACAAACCCGTTTGCAAATTGCGGCCCCAGATATGGCGGTACGTATTGCCCCAAAAGCAAGTAAAGCGGCGGATGAGGCGAGTTTATGA
- a CDS encoding fatty acid CoA ligase family protein: MESSNQLNDNFVQRFIEQSKTHPEKLALHISQMHQTQCLGEETISYAQLADSMKTYQALWQKKGWQKNDRIIVVIKPSGQLYAIALSLLALGMIPVFIDTGMGREKIKMAITDSNARAIISMKALLKWFWLMKPMWTLERLAVDGSGLGVKSLTKQLLAIKSKCDLSAVQVVKRSETDHGLISFTSGSTGRPKGADRTHYSLIQQHLAIRSHWPDDKNDVDCPCFPVMVLHNLSCGMTTVMPKVDLAQPAQVDAAQVIQQIEQYQITRISGAPAYIQKLVDYSLANHKTNASVTTLVVGGATVSVELAKGILAAFPNAYARIVYGSTEAEPISSIEIKQYLKSSQTSRGYLVGKPAEQVEILIANVSAQTACEQDLLKHNVARGDVGEILVSGRHVLKQYVDNPSANAENKIRRSQHDKNDHYPVWHRTGDTGFLDDTGQLWLTGRVKDSLVLNDAVLQPYPLEQAMDNVTGIVRSALIHVNDALHVFIQNSVASSQTMTADVRCEIEQILEAAGLHHFNINVIEKMPVDGRHNSKIDRVALRNTLLKSSQ, encoded by the coding sequence ATGGAATCATCAAATCAATTGAATGATAACTTTGTTCAGCGCTTTATTGAGCAAAGTAAAACCCATCCAGAAAAGTTAGCACTGCATATTAGTCAGATGCATCAGACTCAATGCCTAGGCGAAGAAACCATCAGCTACGCACAACTGGCAGATAGCATGAAAACCTATCAAGCTTTATGGCAAAAAAAAGGCTGGCAAAAGAATGATCGCATCATTGTAGTGATTAAACCCAGTGGCCAACTGTATGCGATTGCATTGTCGTTACTGGCATTAGGCATGATTCCTGTTTTTATTGATACCGGCATGGGCCGTGAAAAAATAAAAATGGCCATCACGGATTCAAATGCCCGCGCCATTATCAGCATGAAAGCATTACTAAAATGGTTTTGGTTAATGAAACCCATGTGGACATTAGAGCGTTTAGCGGTTGATGGCAGTGGGCTGGGTGTTAAATCGTTAACAAAACAGTTGCTAGCAATAAAATCTAAATGTGATCTGTCGGCTGTTCAGGTTGTAAAACGCAGCGAGACGGATCACGGTTTAATTTCGTTTACCTCAGGCAGCACTGGGCGACCAAAAGGGGCAGACCGCACCCACTACAGTTTGATACAACAGCATTTAGCCATTCGCAGCCATTGGCCCGATGATAAAAATGATGTGGATTGCCCGTGTTTTCCTGTGATGGTGTTGCATAACTTAAGTTGTGGTATGACCACGGTGATGCCAAAAGTAGATTTAGCGCAACCGGCACAAGTAGATGCCGCACAAGTGATTCAACAAATAGAGCAATATCAAATAACGCGCATCAGTGGTGCCCCTGCGTACATTCAAAAGCTTGTGGATTATTCTCTTGCCAATCATAAAACCAATGCCAGTGTCACCACATTAGTGGTGGGTGGGGCGACGGTATCGGTTGAATTAGCGAAAGGCATTTTAGCGGCGTTTCCTAATGCCTACGCACGCATTGTCTATGGCTCAACCGAAGCGGAGCCTATTTCATCTATCGAAATTAAACAGTATCTCAAATCCTCACAAACCTCTCGCGGGTACTTAGTCGGAAAACCGGCAGAGCAAGTAGAAATATTAATTGCCAATGTGTCTGCGCAAACTGCTTGTGAGCAAGACCTATTAAAACACAATGTTGCTCGCGGTGATGTGGGTGAAATTTTGGTGAGTGGCCGTCATGTATTAAAGCAGTATGTGGATAACCCAAGCGCCAATGCTGAAAACAAAATACGCCGAAGCCAGCATGATAAAAATGATCATTACCCTGTGTGGCATCGCACCGGCGATACTGGTTTTTTAGATGACACAGGGCAGCTGTGGTTAACTGGCCGAGTAAAAGACAGCTTGGTTTTAAATGACGCTGTGCTTCAACCCTATCCACTCGAGCAGGCTATGGATAATGTTACCGGCATAGTGCGCAGTGCACTGATTCATGTTAACGATGCGTTGCATGTGTTTATCCAAAATAGTGTGGCGTCCTCACAAACCATGACGGCAGATGTGCGATGCGAGATTGAGCAAATATTGGAGGCAGCTGGGTTGCATCATTTTAATATTAATGTGATTGAAAAAATGCCGGTAGATGGTCGACACAACAGCAAAATTGATCGCGTAGCGTTACGCAATACATTGCTAAAAAGCAGTCAATAA
- a CDS encoding efflux RND transporter permease subunit: MNLEALKKGPIAWMARHGIAPNLLMLALLIGGLLTSLSIKKELLPEFTEDVVSVRVVYPGATPSEMEQGVVLPIENELSELSGIDGITANIQEGYASIYLEIESGENIQQMYQDVLQSVNRISTFPLQMEQPIVSVVARTHNLMDIALHGELDAFAMKRLAEQIKEKLLTSPNVTQVVLKGAPAEEIHVEISSQALEKYQLKLSQVAQLISANAVEQGAGTVKTDSGDILVTLNDRQYWADDFAALPLVSDDNGVVLTLGDVASVKEGFEDSPNIVTLNGGKSVSIAVYRAGDQTPPDVADSIYAMWDELEAMLPPEMHLTVINDRAQYYKDRLGLLIKNAVIGLLLVFVLLGVFRIPLGVLGHHGHSHFVFRGHVIFAGV; the protein is encoded by the coding sequence ATGAATTTAGAGGCGTTAAAAAAAGGCCCCATTGCATGGATGGCACGCCACGGGATTGCCCCCAATTTATTAATGCTTGCCCTGTTGATTGGCGGTTTGCTGACATCCCTATCAATTAAAAAAGAACTGCTACCAGAATTCACAGAAGATGTGGTTTCCGTTCGGGTGGTTTACCCAGGCGCCACGCCATCGGAAATGGAGCAGGGGGTGGTACTGCCCATTGAAAATGAGTTATCTGAATTAAGCGGTATCGATGGAATTACCGCCAACATTCAAGAAGGTTATGCCAGTATTTATCTTGAGATTGAATCTGGCGAAAACATCCAACAAATGTATCAAGATGTGCTGCAATCGGTGAATCGTATCTCCACGTTTCCATTGCAAATGGAGCAGCCAATTGTCAGTGTTGTGGCGCGCACCCATAACCTAATGGATATCGCCTTACACGGTGAGTTAGATGCATTTGCCATGAAACGTTTGGCCGAGCAAATCAAAGAAAAATTACTCACCTCACCTAACGTCACCCAAGTGGTTTTAAAAGGTGCTCCCGCTGAAGAAATTCATGTTGAGATATCAAGCCAAGCCCTAGAAAAATATCAACTTAAGTTAAGCCAAGTGGCGCAGCTGATTTCAGCCAATGCGGTTGAGCAAGGGGCGGGCACGGTTAAAACTGACAGTGGTGATATTTTAGTCACGTTAAATGATCGCCAGTACTGGGCCGATGATTTTGCCGCCTTGCCATTGGTGTCGGATGATAATGGTGTGGTATTAACGTTAGGCGATGTGGCCAGTGTGAAAGAGGGTTTTGAAGACAGCCCGAACATTGTCACGTTAAATGGTGGCAAGAGTGTCAGCATTGCGGTGTACCGTGCGGGAGATCAAACCCCGCCGGATGTGGCGGATTCCATTTATGCCATGTGGGATGAATTAGAGGCCATGTTACCCCCTGAAATGCATCTCACGGTGATCAATGATCGCGCGCAATATTACAAAGATCGTTTAGGTTTATTAATTAAAAACGCCGTCATTGGTTTGTTGTTGGTGTTTGTATTACTGGGTGTTTTTAGAATACCGCTTGGCGTTTTGGGTCACCATGGGCATTCCCACTTCGTTTTTAGGGGCCATGTTATTTTTGCCGGCGTTTGA
- the ssb gene encoding single-stranded DNA-binding protein → MARGSINKVIIIGTLGRDPEMRYLPNGNAVCSASLATDEGYKDRNTGQQVDKTEWHRVEAFGRLAEVMGEYLKKGSKVYVEGKLRTDEYEKDGIKRYSTKIIVNEMTMLDSRNAGDSNNMGGGYAPNQGMQQAPQQAAPQQAPQAQPQYAQPQGAPAYGQAPQQAPASPYGQPQGMPQQAPRQAPQQAPQQAPQAQPSNAFDDFDDDIPF, encoded by the coding sequence ATGGCACGTGGGTCTATCAACAAAGTAATCATCATCGGTACCTTAGGGCGCGACCCTGAGATGCGTTACCTGCCAAACGGCAATGCCGTGTGCAGCGCCAGCCTAGCCACCGATGAAGGCTACAAAGACCGTAACACTGGCCAACAAGTAGACAAAACCGAATGGCACCGTGTTGAAGCATTTGGCCGTTTAGCCGAAGTGATGGGCGAGTACCTGAAAAAAGGCTCAAAAGTGTACGTGGAAGGTAAACTGCGCACCGACGAATACGAAAAAGACGGCATCAAGCGTTACTCGACCAAAATCATCGTAAACGAAATGACCATGCTAGATAGCCGCAACGCAGGCGACAGCAACAACATGGGCGGTGGCTACGCACCTAACCAAGGTATGCAACAAGCACCACAGCAAGCAGCCCCTCAACAAGCCCCGCAAGCTCAGCCACAATATGCACAACCACAAGGTGCACCGGCTTATGGTCAAGCGCCACAGCAAGCACCGGCTTCACCTTATGGTCAACCACAAGGCATGCCGCAGCAAGCGCCTCGCCAAGCGCCACAGCAGGCTCCTCAACAAGCGCCACAAGCTCAACCAAGCAATGCGTTTGATGACTTTGATGATGACATCCCGTTCTAA
- a CDS encoding HAMP domain-containing sensor histidine kinase, with amino-acid sequence MATYFWRVYRIFILLILLLSLTVGFGFDRLNAWRYQQHIQQWVAPSAPYLIAQLNQYDERLSLAWLELISALTGADWEIYSDAVESTDWQQQQAKIVLPLENGRQLVANVNDWQKFFTGVGLLLANRITQESASKDTLIAKFNQQLPFTLQRLSDDGIHLPFLAQQQWKQGQPVVLQHGVKDQYAIYIPLANGHTLLLDGLTDFKWLTPSALLIMMLVIMISAALMAMVVWLPLRHRLAHTALFVDQVAVSTEPLPIQQYTDDELGDMEYKIACMAERVRTSIFENKQMVKAVSHDLKTPLARMRFALESMPSQMHDSFEWQSIRTNIKRLSEYIDDIILFDGLQSQTHSVDSVYEINVSDDLAALVAQSQQINLHLSIELICEETYFPIRKSHWLRLIGNLLDNAQRYAESKIEIRLIKSDQGLSLSFDNDGPAINKEDEEHIFMPFYRADSARNLKGESYGLGLSVCRSLAGYYNGSFQLEKSRLCGACFVLFIPNNKSGSKHV; translated from the coding sequence ATGGCAACTTATTTTTGGCGGGTATACCGCATTTTTATACTGTTGATTTTGCTGTTGAGCTTAACGGTTGGTTTTGGTTTCGACCGCCTGAACGCTTGGCGATATCAGCAACATATTCAGCAATGGGTAGCTCCGAGTGCCCCTTATTTAATTGCTCAGCTTAATCAATATGATGAGCGTCTCAGTCTTGCCTGGCTTGAACTCATTTCTGCGTTAACCGGAGCGGATTGGGAAATATATTCTGATGCGGTTGAAAGTACTGATTGGCAACAGCAGCAAGCCAAAATTGTTTTGCCATTAGAAAATGGACGTCAGCTGGTAGCCAATGTAAATGATTGGCAAAAATTTTTTACAGGTGTTGGCCTATTGTTGGCCAATCGCATCACACAAGAAAGTGCGTCTAAAGACACATTGATCGCCAAATTTAATCAGCAGTTACCTTTCACATTGCAGCGTCTAAGTGATGACGGCATTCATTTGCCATTTTTAGCGCAACAGCAATGGAAACAAGGGCAACCTGTTGTGTTACAGCATGGGGTTAAAGATCAATATGCTATTTATATTCCTTTAGCTAATGGTCATACCTTGTTGCTGGATGGATTAACGGATTTTAAATGGTTAACACCCAGTGCACTGTTGATAATGATGCTGGTGATTATGATATCGGCGGCATTAATGGCAATGGTCGTTTGGTTGCCTCTGCGACATCGTTTAGCACACACCGCGCTGTTTGTTGATCAGGTAGCTGTATCAACGGAGCCTCTGCCCATACAGCAGTATACCGATGACGAACTGGGCGATATGGAATATAAAATTGCGTGCATGGCTGAGCGAGTGAGAACATCTATTTTTGAAAATAAACAAATGGTCAAAGCTGTCTCACATGATTTAAAAACGCCCCTTGCCAGAATGCGCTTTGCGCTTGAGTCAATGCCAAGCCAAATGCACGATTCTTTTGAGTGGCAAAGTATACGAACTAATATCAAACGATTAAGTGAATACATTGACGATATTATTTTATTTGATGGCTTGCAGTCACAAACGCACTCGGTTGATAGTGTTTATGAAATTAATGTATCAGACGATTTAGCCGCCCTAGTAGCGCAAAGCCAGCAAATCAATTTACACCTTAGTATCGAGTTAATTTGTGAAGAAACCTATTTTCCAATTAGAAAAAGTCATTGGTTAAGACTAATTGGTAATTTACTTGATAACGCGCAGCGGTATGCTGAATCTAAAATTGAAATTCGCTTAATAAAATCGGATCAAGGCTTGTCATTGTCTTTTGATAACGATGGCCCTGCGATTAATAAAGAAGATGAAGAACATATTTTTATGCCGTTTTATCGGGCTGATAGCGCACGTAATCTTAAAGGTGAAAGTTATGGTTTGGGGTTGTCGGTCTGCCGTTCTTTGGCTGGTTATTATAATGGCTCGTTTCAGTTAGAAAAAAGTCGTTTGTGCGGAGCCTGTTTTGTTTTGTTTATTCCCAATAATAAAAGTGGGAGCAAACATGTATAA
- a CDS encoding CDP-archaeol synthase, translated as MNNKSSLFIIDLNRIDVLTLSSVFTTFFAIMFAINEHIYLAMALLFVAMTADALDGMLARKYGLEREFGRYLDGFMDMLIYLVAPAIVMLQWGFKGYYCVFIMLMIGAGSVRLSVFNQVGNVESTAVDGQKNLSYLGMPVFWSVFILAGAMIIEKIFDPSFAHNVLAIMLLAFSFYMVVSKPFFKFRSLKQILSLTIGGFVMFAWLELEQFSQYSPLTFILLALYLQIPVVIGGVLHMMLVTRNDFSFLAKPIHTQWFGANKTWRGVIAVPVLTAFGAGCFYPIGWICEWLFGHALLGGDSNFLWLGFVAGVGYILGELPNSFFKRRMGIGAGEVPQDKKYWFITLDQLDSAIGVAIAYWLVFGIATEVLWLYIMTFPITALLVKQWLYRRNLKTSAV; from the coding sequence ATGAACAATAAATCCTCTCTTTTTATTATCGATTTAAATCGCATTGATGTGCTGACGCTCTCCAGCGTCTTCACTACTTTTTTTGCCATCATGTTTGCTATTAATGAACATATTTATTTGGCCATGGCGTTATTGTTTGTGGCCATGACCGCCGACGCTTTGGATGGCATGTTGGCCCGTAAATATGGTTTAGAGCGAGAATTTGGTCGTTACCTTGATGGCTTTATGGACATGCTCATCTATTTAGTGGCGCCGGCCATTGTCATGTTGCAATGGGGCTTTAAAGGGTATTACTGTGTTTTTATTATGTTAATGATTGGCGCGGGCAGTGTGAGGCTGTCGGTGTTTAATCAAGTGGGCAATGTTGAAAGCACGGCAGTGGATGGTCAAAAGAATTTAAGTTATTTAGGCATGCCGGTTTTTTGGAGTGTGTTTATTTTAGCAGGTGCCATGATAATCGAAAAAATATTTGATCCGTCATTTGCACATAATGTGTTAGCCATTATGTTGCTGGCATTTAGTTTTTATATGGTGGTTTCTAAACCGTTTTTTAAATTCCGCTCATTAAAGCAAATATTAAGTTTAACCATTGGCGGCTTTGTGATGTTTGCATGGTTAGAGCTTGAGCAATTTTCACAGTACTCGCCATTAACCTTTATTTTACTTGCCTTGTATTTACAGATCCCAGTGGTGATTGGTGGGGTATTACATATGATGCTGGTGACCCGTAATGATTTCAGTTTTTTAGCCAAACCCATTCACACACAATGGTTTGGTGCCAACAAAACATGGCGTGGGGTCATTGCCGTACCTGTGTTAACGGCGTTTGGTGCAGGGTGCTTTTACCCCATTGGTTGGATATGTGAATGGCTTTTTGGCCATGCTTTGTTAGGAGGGGATAGCAACTTTTTGTGGCTGGGTTTTGTTGCAGGGGTCGGTTATATATTGGGTGAACTGCCTAACTCCTTTTTTAAACGCCGCATGGGCATAGGGGCAGGAGAGGTCCCGCAGGATAAAAAATACTGGTTCATAACCCTTGATCAACTGGACTCCGCCATTGGTGTGGCCATAGCGTACTGGTTGGTGTTTGGTATCGCCACTGAAGTGCTATGGCTGTATATCATGACATTTCCCATTACCGCCTTGCTGGTTAAACAGTGGCTATATAGGCGAAACCTAAAAACCTCCGCTGTTTAA
- a CDS encoding transporter substrate-binding domain-containing protein — protein MTWLKFICLLLIITPLPLQASSEEVSIAVGDWPPYLSQKLKHNGIIGHMISDIFEQAGHNTTLTFYPWSRAYSNAKIGKQAATGVWMHKPERETDFYYSDPVLNEQFVFFHLKTTHFHWQTLNDLKGWVIGGGNEYSYGAEFDNALKAGDIIIERVPTKQQNWSKLLLGRIALYPEELNVGYSSLKQSAPPTKVNLVTHHPKPFLNNLSYLLFPKISDKSLGLINDFNKQLKVFRKSGRYDSYFKRFREGYYDE, from the coding sequence ATGACATGGCTAAAGTTTATCTGCTTATTATTGATTATCACCCCCCTTCCTCTGCAAGCCTCAAGCGAAGAAGTGTCTATCGCCGTGGGTGACTGGCCACCGTATCTGTCGCAAAAACTCAAACATAACGGGATTATCGGCCACATGATCAGCGATATATTTGAACAGGCTGGCCATAACACCACCTTGACGTTTTACCCTTGGTCAAGAGCATACAGCAACGCCAAAATCGGCAAACAAGCAGCAACCGGTGTATGGATGCACAAGCCAGAGCGCGAAACCGATTTTTATTACAGCGACCCAGTATTAAATGAGCAGTTTGTTTTTTTTCACCTAAAAACCACCCACTTTCATTGGCAAACTCTCAACGATTTAAAAGGCTGGGTCATAGGTGGAGGCAATGAATATAGCTATGGGGCTGAATTTGATAATGCCCTTAAGGCTGGAGACATCATCATCGAACGGGTGCCCACCAAACAGCAAAATTGGAGCAAGTTATTATTAGGTCGCATTGCCCTTTACCCTGAAGAGTTGAACGTGGGTTATTCATCTTTAAAACAATCAGCCCCGCCAACCAAGGTGAACCTAGTCACCCATCACCCGAAACCGTTTTTAAATAATCTAAGTTATCTGCTATTCCCAAAAATCTCTGATAAAAGTTTAGGGCTGATAAACGACTTTAATAAACAGCTTAAGGTATTTCGTAAAAGTGGGCGTTATGACTCGTATTTTAAGCGGTTTCGTGAGGGGTATTATGATGAGTGA